The Streptomyces tendae genome has a window encoding:
- a CDS encoding SDR family oxidoreductase, with protein MSTTGLTVQVFMFMVAGATGNVGRELVRSLAADGERVTAASRGTTAARVPDGARPVRADLTDEAGLREVLEGTDALFPGNEGASAHLIDPHAVVETTLGILGEPADAELRPGLGVQDVLGRPPRAFATGPGVTRTCSADLRRRPGTRESETPAG; from the coding sequence ATGTCCACCACCGGGCTGACGGTGCAGGTGTTCATGTTCATGGTGGCCGGGGCGACGGGGAACGTCGGCCGGGAACTGGTCCGTTCCCTCGCGGCGGACGGCGAGCGGGTGACCGCGGCGTCGAGGGGGACCACGGCCGCGCGGGTACCGGACGGCGCGCGGCCGGTGCGCGCGGACCTGACCGACGAGGCGGGTCTGCGCGAGGTGCTCGAGGGCACCGACGCGCTGTTCCCGGGGAACGAGGGCGCCTCCGCCCACCTGATCGACCCGCACGCCGTCGTCGAGACCACCCTCGGCATCCTGGGCGAGCCCGCCGATGCCGAACTGCGTCCCGGGCTCGGCGTCCAGGACGTCCTCGGCCGCCCGCCGCGCGCCTTCGCGACTGGGCCCGGCGTCACGCGGACCTGTTCCGCTGACCTCCGGCGACGCCCCGGAACGCGAGAGTCCGAAACACCGGCCGGGTGA
- a CDS encoding nuclear transport factor 2 family protein: MTIQITRLSDPAVRAFVAAVNNHDREAFMALLAPGATMADDGTERDLAEWTDREIFSSHGHMEVDNESDGGRRLVARYSNDTWGEMRTSWSFTVDDDGRISRFETGQA; encoded by the coding sequence ATGACCATTCAGATCACCCGCCTCAGCGACCCGGCCGTCCGCGCCTTCGTCGCGGCCGTCAACAACCATGACCGGGAGGCGTTCATGGCCCTCCTGGCGCCGGGCGCCACCATGGCGGACGACGGCACCGAGCGCGACCTCGCCGAGTGGACCGACCGGGAGATCTTCTCCTCGCACGGCCACATGGAGGTCGACAACGAGTCCGACGGCGGCCGGCGCCTCGTCGCCCGCTACAGCAACGACACCTGGGGCGAGATGCGCACCAGCTGGTCCTTCACCGTCGACGACGACGGCCGCATCTCCCGCTTCGAGACCGGCCAGGCCTGA
- a CDS encoding DoxX family protein, with the protein MTCYDRRDLGLLLLRLGTGGVLAAHGSQKLFGWFGGGGIAGTGQFMDSIGYAPGKVSATAAGLAETGGGLLLALGLATPAAGAAAAGAMAGASAVHAPNGFFNQEGGFEYAASLGLTAAGLAVTGPGRLSLDHLLGHTADRSWMVPAALAATAAATAVAVGARSRRLRKAREGQQGVLFE; encoded by the coding sequence GTGACCTGTTACGACCGACGTGACCTGGGACTGCTGCTGCTCCGGCTGGGAACCGGCGGGGTGCTCGCCGCGCACGGTTCGCAGAAGCTGTTCGGCTGGTTCGGCGGTGGCGGCATCGCGGGCACCGGCCAGTTCATGGACTCCATCGGGTACGCGCCCGGCAAGGTCAGCGCCACGGCGGCGGGCCTCGCGGAGACCGGCGGCGGGTTGCTGCTCGCGCTGGGGCTGGCCACGCCGGCGGCGGGTGCGGCGGCGGCCGGGGCGATGGCGGGCGCCTCCGCCGTGCACGCGCCGAACGGCTTCTTCAACCAGGAGGGCGGCTTCGAGTACGCCGCGTCCCTGGGCCTGACGGCGGCGGGTCTCGCGGTGACGGGACCGGGCCGGCTCTCCCTCGACCACCTGCTCGGGCACACGGCCGACCGGAGCTGGATGGTCCCGGCGGCCCTCGCGGCGACGGCGGCGGCCACGGCGGTGGCGGTGGGGGCGCGCAGCCGGCGGCTGCGGAAGGCCCGGGAGGGTCAGCAGGGCGTGCTGTTCGAGTAG
- a CDS encoding MazG-like family protein translates to MSEHLSSPPASAAGLWESIDGLCGWLDANSPVDGPERLLMRVLKLSEEVGEVAQALVGVTGQNPRKGVTHSWDDVRAELCDVAVTALVALRTLTPEARDVFARHLDRITERSLGA, encoded by the coding sequence ATGAGCGAGCACCTGTCTTCCCCGCCGGCCTCCGCCGCGGGTCTGTGGGAGTCCATCGACGGACTGTGCGGCTGGCTGGACGCGAACAGTCCCGTCGACGGCCCCGAGCGTCTGCTGATGCGCGTCCTGAAGCTGTCCGAGGAGGTCGGCGAGGTCGCGCAGGCGCTGGTCGGCGTGACCGGCCAGAACCCCCGCAAGGGCGTCACGCACAGCTGGGACGACGTGCGGGCCGAGCTGTGCGACGTCGCCGTCACGGCCCTGGTGGCGCTGCGCACCCTCACCCCGGAGGCGCGGGACGTCTTCGCCCGCCACCTCGACCGCATCACCGAGCGGTCACTGGGCGCGTGA
- a CDS encoding winged helix-turn-helix transcriptional regulator, with the protein MAAEQVHGTEACKKVDGGITRVFQLLGKRWTGPIVAVLVEQPAYFAELRRAIPGISERMLSDRLAELGAAGLLVREVDEGPPLRVAYRLTESGAALEPALKELGRWAETHLPEDTSC; encoded by the coding sequence ATGGCGGCGGAGCAGGTACACGGGACAGAGGCGTGCAAGAAGGTCGACGGCGGTATCACGCGTGTGTTCCAGCTGCTCGGCAAGCGGTGGACCGGCCCGATCGTGGCCGTGCTGGTGGAGCAGCCCGCCTACTTCGCCGAGCTCCGCAGGGCCATCCCCGGCATCAGCGAGCGCATGCTCTCCGACCGGCTGGCCGAACTGGGCGCGGCGGGACTGCTGGTCCGTGAGGTCGACGAGGGTCCGCCGCTGCGGGTCGCGTACCGCCTCACGGAGTCGGGGGCCGCGCTGGAACCGGCGTTGAAGGAACTGGGCAGGTGGGCGGAGACCCACCTGCCGGAGGACACTTCCTGCTGA
- a CDS encoding FMN-dependent NADH-azoreductase yields MATLLHIDSSVFPASASASRAVARTFRQAWEEQHPEGTVIHRDLATDPVPHLTAESHLAAVTDPAEHTPEQAAALARRLLLIEEIERADALLIGAPMYNFTIPSTLKAWLDNVILVGRTAGDAPSAKGTPVTVVASRGGSYAPGTPREGYEYVQNYLRAVLGDMMGLDVDFIVPELTMAPRVPAMADLVPLFESSRERAHQDATARARALGHRQAA; encoded by the coding sequence ATGGCCACGCTTCTGCACATCGACTCCTCCGTCTTCCCGGCCTCCGCCTCCGCGTCGCGGGCCGTGGCGCGGACCTTCCGCCAGGCGTGGGAGGAGCAGCACCCCGAGGGCACGGTGATCCACCGCGACCTCGCCACGGACCCCGTGCCGCACCTGACCGCGGAGTCCCACCTGGCGGCCGTGACCGACCCCGCGGAGCACACCCCGGAGCAGGCCGCCGCACTCGCCCGGCGGCTGCTGCTGATCGAGGAGATCGAGCGGGCGGACGCGCTGCTGATCGGCGCGCCGATGTACAACTTCACGATCCCGTCCACGCTCAAGGCCTGGCTGGACAACGTGATCCTGGTGGGCCGCACCGCGGGTGACGCGCCGTCCGCCAAGGGCACCCCCGTCACCGTGGTCGCCAGCCGCGGCGGCTCCTACGCCCCCGGCACGCCCCGCGAGGGCTACGAGTACGTGCAGAACTACCTGCGCGCGGTGCTCGGGGACATGATGGGGCTCGACGTCGACTTCATCGTCCCCGAGCTGACCATGGCTCCGCGGGTGCCGGCGATGGCGGACCTGGTCCCGCTGTTCGAGAGCTCCCGCGAGCGCGCCCACCAGGACGCGACCGCCCGCGCCCGGGCCCTCGGGCACCGGCAGGCGGCCTGA
- a CDS encoding response regulator: MRIVIAEDDALLREGLALLLRAESLDVVATAEDPGGFLDAVDAQRPDVAIVDVRMPPTHTDEGITAAVEARRRLPGLAVLVLSAYVEQAFAGDLLAQGSARLGYLLKERVGRVEEFLEALYRVADGGTAIDPEVVAQLLTRGRPDTRLERLSPRERDVLALMAEGLGNAAIAERLVVSDGAVHKHIRNIFAKLDLPPTDRTDRRVAAVLHFLEDTRRRG; the protein is encoded by the coding sequence ATGCGGATCGTGATCGCCGAGGACGACGCCCTGCTGCGCGAAGGGCTGGCGCTGCTGCTGCGCGCGGAGTCCCTGGACGTGGTGGCCACGGCCGAGGACCCCGGCGGCTTCCTGGACGCCGTGGACGCGCAGCGGCCGGACGTCGCCATCGTCGACGTGCGGATGCCGCCCACCCACACCGACGAGGGGATCACCGCGGCGGTGGAGGCCCGGCGGCGCCTGCCCGGCCTCGCGGTGCTCGTGCTGTCCGCCTACGTCGAGCAGGCGTTCGCCGGCGACCTGCTCGCGCAGGGCAGTGCCAGGCTCGGCTATCTGCTCAAGGAGCGGGTGGGGCGGGTCGAGGAGTTCCTCGAGGCGCTGTACCGGGTGGCGGACGGCGGCACCGCCATCGACCCGGAGGTGGTCGCCCAGCTGCTGACCCGTGGCAGGCCCGACACCCGGCTGGAGCGGCTCAGTCCCCGGGAGCGGGACGTGCTCGCGCTGATGGCGGAGGGACTGGGCAACGCGGCCATCGCCGAACGGCTCGTCGTCAGCGACGGCGCCGTGCACAAGCACATCCGCAACATCTTCGCCAAGCTCGACCTGCCCCCCACCGACCGCACCGACCGCCGGGTCGCGGCCGTCCTGCACTTCCTGGAGGACACCCGCCGCCGCGGCTGA